A stretch of the Elephas maximus indicus isolate mEleMax1 chromosome 3, mEleMax1 primary haplotype, whole genome shotgun sequence genome encodes the following:
- the ADAM15 gene encoding disintegrin and metalloproteinase domain-containing protein 15 isoform X1: MRLALLWALGLLGAGSPLPSRPLPNTGGTMKQERPERVLSGPLEPQILQDYLMLSLAEVVQTSLPEALQIKLELDGDSHILELLQNRELVPGHPTLVWYQPDGTRVVSEGHTLENCCYQGSVQGHADSWVSICTCSGLRGLVVLSPERSYTLELRPGDLQGPPIISRIQDLILPGHTCALSWGASVPTRAPPEHALRQHHIRRRRRDVVTETKTVELVIVADHSEVQRYPDFQHLLNRTLEVAFLLDSFFRPLNVRVALVGLEAWTQVDLVEISSDPSVTLDNFLRWRRTELLPRLPHDSAQLVTATSFSGPMVGMAIQNSICSPDFSGGVNMDHSISTMGVASSIAHELGHSLGLDHDLPGSSCPCPGPAPAKKCIMEASTDFLPGLNFSNCSRQALEKALLDGLGSCLFERPSSLSSTAPFCGNMFVEPGEQCDCGFPDDCTDPCCDYFTCQLRPGAQCASDGPCCQNCQLRPAGWQCRPSRGDCDLPEFCPGDNSQCPPDISLGDGEPCAGGQAVCMQGRCASYAQQCQALWGPGAQPAAPLCLRTANTRGDAFGNCGRNPNGYVSCAPQDAICGQLQCQGGRAQPLLGSARDLIWEMLEANGTQMNCSWVHLDLGNDVIQPLLTLPGTACGPGLVCIDHRCQPVDLLGAQECRSKCHGHGVCDSNKHCHCEEGWAPPDCITWIRETSSLTTGLLLSLLLLLVLVLLGASYCHRARLRQRLCQLKGPTCQYRAAQSGPPAHPGPPQRALLMPGTKQTSALGFPAPPSRPLPPDPVPKRLQAGLADRPNPPTRPLPADPVVRHLKSQGPAKPPPPRKPLPSNPQGRRPLDNLASPGTGIPPQVIPSRPAPPPPAVASLYL, translated from the exons ATGCGGCTGGCGCTGCTCTGGGCACTGGGGCTCCTGGGTGCAGGCAGCCCTTTGCCCTCCCGGCCGCTCCCAAATACAG GTGGCACCATGAAGCAGGAGAGGCCAGAGAGAGTCCTGAGTGGGCCCTTGGAGCCCCAGATCCTTCAGGACTACCTCATGCTCAGCCTAGCAGAGGTGGTTCAG ACCAGTCTGCCTGAGGCCCTGCAGATCAAATTGGAGCTGGATGGTGACAGTCATATTCTGGAGCTGCTACAGAATAG GGAGCTGGTCCCAGGCCACCCAACCCTGGTGTGGTACCAGCCTGATGGCACCAGAGTGGTCAGTGAGGGACATACCCTG GAAAACTGCTGCTACCAGGGAAGTGTGCAAGGCCATGCAGACTCCTGGGTCTCCATCTGCACCTGCTCAGGGCTCAG GGGCTTGGTGGTCCTGTCCCCAGAGAGAAGCTACAccctggagctgaggcctggGGACCTTCAGGGTCCTCCCATTATCTCCCGGATCCAAGACCTCATCCTGCCAGGCCATACCTGTGCCCTGAGCTGGGGTGCATCTGTGCCCACTCGAGCTCCACCAGAGCACGCCTTGAGACAGCACCACATTCGCCGG CGGAGGCGGGATGTGGTGACAGAGAccaaaactgttgaattggtgattGTAGCTGACCATTCAGAG GTCCAGAGGTACCCAGACTTCCAGCACCTGCTGAACCGCACACTGGAAGTAGCCTTCCTCCTGGACTCA TTCTTCCGGCCCCTGAATGTACGGGTGGCACTAGTGGGCCTGGAGGCCTGGACCCAGGTGGACCTGGTGGAGATAAGCTCGGACCCAAGCGTCACGCTAGACAACTTCCTCCGCTGGCGCCGGACAGAGCTGCTGCCCCGATTACCCCATGACAGTGCCCAGCTGGTGAC GGCTACTTCATTCTCTGGGCCCATGGTGGGCATGGCCATTCAGAACTCCATCTGCTCTCCTGACTTCTCAGGAGGTGTGAACATG GACCACTCCATAAGCACTATGGGAGTCGCCTCCTCAATAGCCCACGAGTTGGGCCACAGTCTGGGCCTGGACCACGACCTGCCTGGAAGCAGCTGCCCCTGTCCAGGTCCAGCCCCAGCCAAGAAATGCATCATGGAGGCCTCCACTGA CTTCCTGCCAGGCTTGAACTTCAGCAACTGCAGCCGACAGGCCCTGGAGAAAGCGCTTCTGGATGGCCTGGGGAGTTGCCTCTTTGAGCGGCCGTCCAGTCTGTCCTCAACAGCCCCTTTCTGTGGAAATATGTTTGTGGAGCCGGGCGAGCAGTGTGACTGTGGCTTCCCAGAT GACTGCACTGATCCCTGCTGCGATTACTTCACCTGCCAGCTGAGGCCAGGGGCACAGTGTGCATCCGACGGGCCCTGTTGTCAAAACTGCCAG TTGCGCCCGGCTGGCTGGCAGTGCCGTCCTTCCAGAGGGGACTGTGACTTGCCCGAGTTCTGCCCAGGAGACAACTCCCAGTGCCCGCCTGACATCAGCCTGGGGGATGGCGAGCCCTGCGCTGGCGGGCAGGCTGTGTGCATGCAAGGGCGTTGTGCCTCCTATGCCCAGCAGTGCCAGGCACTCTGGGGACCCGGGGCCCAGCCTGCAGCACCCCTTTGCCTCCGTACTGCTAATACTCGGGGGGACGCCTTTGGGAACTGCGGGCGTAACCCCAATGGCTATGTGTCCTGTGCCCCTCA AGACGCCATCTGTGGGCAGCTCCAGTGCCAAGGGGGTAGGGCCCAGCCTCTGCTGGGCTCAGCCCGGGACCTAATCTGGGAGATGCTGGAAGCCAATGGAACTCAAATGAATTGCAGTTGGGTGCACCTGGACCTGGGCAATGATGTGATCCAGCCCCTTTTGACTCTGCCTGGCACAGCCTGTGGCCCGGGCCTG GTGTGCATTGACCATCGGTGCCAGCCTGTGGATCTCCTGGGGGCACAGGAGTGTCGAAGCAAATGCCATGGGCATGGG GTCTGCGACAGCAATAAGCACTGTCACTGCGAGGAGGGATGGGCACCCCCTGACTGCATCACCTGGATCAGAG AAACCAGCTCCCTGACCACAGGGCTGCTCCTCAGCCTCCTTTTGTTGCTGGTTCTGGTGCTGCTTGGGGCAAGCTACTGCCACCGTGCCCGCCTGCGCCAGCGACTCTGCCAGCTTAAGGGACCCACCTGCCAATACAG GGCAGCCCAGTCTGGTCCCCCGGCACACCCAGGACCCCCGCAGAGGGCCCTGCTGATGCCAGGCACCAAG CAGACTAGTGCGCTCGGCTTCCCGGCTCCCCCTTCCAGGCCGCTGCCACCTGACCCTGTGCCCAAGAGACTGCAG GCCGGGCTGGCTGACCGACCCAACCCCCCCACGCGCCCTCTGCCCGCTGACCCTGTGGTGAGGCACCTGAAG tctcaggGGCCTGCCAAGCCCCCACCCCCGAGGAAGCCATTGCCTTCCAACCCCCAGGGCCGGCGCCCATTGGATAACCTGGCTAGCCCAGGAACTGGAATTCCCCCCCAGGTGATACCTTCCAG GCCAGCGCCGCCGCCCCCAGCAGTGGCCTCGCTCTACCTCTGA
- the ADAM15 gene encoding disintegrin and metalloproteinase domain-containing protein 15 isoform X3, producing MRLALLWALGLLGAGSPLPSRPLPNTGGTMKQERPERVLSGPLEPQILQDYLMLSLAEVVQTSLPEALQIKLELDGDSHILELLQNRELVPGHPTLVWYQPDGTRVVSEGHTLENCCYQGSVQGHADSWVSICTCSGLRGLVVLSPERSYTLELRPGDLQGPPIISRIQDLILPGHTCALSWGASVPTRAPPEHALRQHHIRRRRRDVVTETKTVELVIVADHSEVQRYPDFQHLLNRTLEVAFLLDSFFRPLNVRVALVGLEAWTQVDLVEISSDPSVTLDNFLRWRRTELLPRLPHDSAQLVTATSFSGPMVGMAIQNSICSPDFSGGVNMDHSISTMGVASSIAHELGHSLGLDHDLPGSSCPCPGPAPAKKCIMEASTDFLPGLNFSNCSRQALEKALLDGLGSCLFERPSSLSSTAPFCGNMFVEPGEQCDCGFPDDCTDPCCDYFTCQLRPGAQCASDGPCCQNCQLRPAGWQCRPSRGDCDLPEFCPGDNSQCPPDISLGDGEPCAGGQAVCMQGRCASYAQQCQALWGPGAQPAAPLCLRTANTRGDAFGNCGRNPNGYVSCAPQDAICGQLQCQGGRAQPLLGSARDLIWEMLEANGTQMNCSWVHLDLGNDVIQPLLTLPGTACGPGLVCIDHRCQPVDLLGAQECRSKCHGHGVCDSNKHCHCEEGWAPPDCITWIRETSSLTTGLLLSLLLLLVLVLLGASYCHRARLRQRLCQLKGPTCQYRAAQSGPPAHPGPPQRALLMPGTKQTSALGFPAPPSRPLPPDPVPKRLQSQGPAKPPPPRKPLPSNPQGRRPLDNLASPGTGIPPQVIPSRPAPPPPAVASLYL from the exons ATGCGGCTGGCGCTGCTCTGGGCACTGGGGCTCCTGGGTGCAGGCAGCCCTTTGCCCTCCCGGCCGCTCCCAAATACAG GTGGCACCATGAAGCAGGAGAGGCCAGAGAGAGTCCTGAGTGGGCCCTTGGAGCCCCAGATCCTTCAGGACTACCTCATGCTCAGCCTAGCAGAGGTGGTTCAG ACCAGTCTGCCTGAGGCCCTGCAGATCAAATTGGAGCTGGATGGTGACAGTCATATTCTGGAGCTGCTACAGAATAG GGAGCTGGTCCCAGGCCACCCAACCCTGGTGTGGTACCAGCCTGATGGCACCAGAGTGGTCAGTGAGGGACATACCCTG GAAAACTGCTGCTACCAGGGAAGTGTGCAAGGCCATGCAGACTCCTGGGTCTCCATCTGCACCTGCTCAGGGCTCAG GGGCTTGGTGGTCCTGTCCCCAGAGAGAAGCTACAccctggagctgaggcctggGGACCTTCAGGGTCCTCCCATTATCTCCCGGATCCAAGACCTCATCCTGCCAGGCCATACCTGTGCCCTGAGCTGGGGTGCATCTGTGCCCACTCGAGCTCCACCAGAGCACGCCTTGAGACAGCACCACATTCGCCGG CGGAGGCGGGATGTGGTGACAGAGAccaaaactgttgaattggtgattGTAGCTGACCATTCAGAG GTCCAGAGGTACCCAGACTTCCAGCACCTGCTGAACCGCACACTGGAAGTAGCCTTCCTCCTGGACTCA TTCTTCCGGCCCCTGAATGTACGGGTGGCACTAGTGGGCCTGGAGGCCTGGACCCAGGTGGACCTGGTGGAGATAAGCTCGGACCCAAGCGTCACGCTAGACAACTTCCTCCGCTGGCGCCGGACAGAGCTGCTGCCCCGATTACCCCATGACAGTGCCCAGCTGGTGAC GGCTACTTCATTCTCTGGGCCCATGGTGGGCATGGCCATTCAGAACTCCATCTGCTCTCCTGACTTCTCAGGAGGTGTGAACATG GACCACTCCATAAGCACTATGGGAGTCGCCTCCTCAATAGCCCACGAGTTGGGCCACAGTCTGGGCCTGGACCACGACCTGCCTGGAAGCAGCTGCCCCTGTCCAGGTCCAGCCCCAGCCAAGAAATGCATCATGGAGGCCTCCACTGA CTTCCTGCCAGGCTTGAACTTCAGCAACTGCAGCCGACAGGCCCTGGAGAAAGCGCTTCTGGATGGCCTGGGGAGTTGCCTCTTTGAGCGGCCGTCCAGTCTGTCCTCAACAGCCCCTTTCTGTGGAAATATGTTTGTGGAGCCGGGCGAGCAGTGTGACTGTGGCTTCCCAGAT GACTGCACTGATCCCTGCTGCGATTACTTCACCTGCCAGCTGAGGCCAGGGGCACAGTGTGCATCCGACGGGCCCTGTTGTCAAAACTGCCAG TTGCGCCCGGCTGGCTGGCAGTGCCGTCCTTCCAGAGGGGACTGTGACTTGCCCGAGTTCTGCCCAGGAGACAACTCCCAGTGCCCGCCTGACATCAGCCTGGGGGATGGCGAGCCCTGCGCTGGCGGGCAGGCTGTGTGCATGCAAGGGCGTTGTGCCTCCTATGCCCAGCAGTGCCAGGCACTCTGGGGACCCGGGGCCCAGCCTGCAGCACCCCTTTGCCTCCGTACTGCTAATACTCGGGGGGACGCCTTTGGGAACTGCGGGCGTAACCCCAATGGCTATGTGTCCTGTGCCCCTCA AGACGCCATCTGTGGGCAGCTCCAGTGCCAAGGGGGTAGGGCCCAGCCTCTGCTGGGCTCAGCCCGGGACCTAATCTGGGAGATGCTGGAAGCCAATGGAACTCAAATGAATTGCAGTTGGGTGCACCTGGACCTGGGCAATGATGTGATCCAGCCCCTTTTGACTCTGCCTGGCACAGCCTGTGGCCCGGGCCTG GTGTGCATTGACCATCGGTGCCAGCCTGTGGATCTCCTGGGGGCACAGGAGTGTCGAAGCAAATGCCATGGGCATGGG GTCTGCGACAGCAATAAGCACTGTCACTGCGAGGAGGGATGGGCACCCCCTGACTGCATCACCTGGATCAGAG AAACCAGCTCCCTGACCACAGGGCTGCTCCTCAGCCTCCTTTTGTTGCTGGTTCTGGTGCTGCTTGGGGCAAGCTACTGCCACCGTGCCCGCCTGCGCCAGCGACTCTGCCAGCTTAAGGGACCCACCTGCCAATACAG GGCAGCCCAGTCTGGTCCCCCGGCACACCCAGGACCCCCGCAGAGGGCCCTGCTGATGCCAGGCACCAAG CAGACTAGTGCGCTCGGCTTCCCGGCTCCCCCTTCCAGGCCGCTGCCACCTGACCCTGTGCCCAAGAGACTGCAG tctcaggGGCCTGCCAAGCCCCCACCCCCGAGGAAGCCATTGCCTTCCAACCCCCAGGGCCGGCGCCCATTGGATAACCTGGCTAGCCCAGGAACTGGAATTCCCCCCCAGGTGATACCTTCCAG GCCAGCGCCGCCGCCCCCAGCAGTGGCCTCGCTCTACCTCTGA
- the ADAM15 gene encoding disintegrin and metalloproteinase domain-containing protein 15 isoform X2 codes for MRLALLWALGLLGAGSPLPSRPLPNTGGTMKQERPERVLSGPLEPQILQDYLMLSLAEVVQTSLPEALQIKLELDGDSHILELLQNRELVPGHPTLVWYQPDGTRVVSEGHTLENCCYQGSVQGHADSWVSICTCSGLRGLVVLSPERSYTLELRPGDLQGPPIISRIQDLILPGHTCALSWGASVPTRAPPEHALRQHHIRRRRRDVVTETKTVELVIVADHSEVQRYPDFQHLLNRTLEVAFLLDSFFRPLNVRVALVGLEAWTQVDLVEISSDPSVTLDNFLRWRRTELLPRLPHDSAQLVTATSFSGPMVGMAIQNSICSPDFSGGVNMDHSISTMGVASSIAHELGHSLGLDHDLPGSSCPCPGPAPAKKCIMEASTDFLPGLNFSNCSRQALEKALLDGLGSCLFERPSSLSSTAPFCGNMFVEPGEQCDCGFPDDCTDPCCDYFTCQLRPGAQCASDGPCCQNCQLRPAGWQCRPSRGDCDLPEFCPGDNSQCPPDISLGDGEPCAGGQAVCMQGRCASYAQQCQALWGPGAQPAAPLCLRTANTRGDAFGNCGRNPNGYVSCAPQDAICGQLQCQGGRAQPLLGSARDLIWEMLEANGTQMNCSWVHLDLGNDVIQPLLTLPGTACGPGLVCIDHRCQPVDLLGAQECRSKCHGHGVCDSNKHCHCEEGWAPPDCITWIRETSSLTTGLLLSLLLLLVLVLLGASYCHRARLRQRLCQLKGPTCQYRAAQSGPPAHPGPPQRALLMPGTKTSALGFPAPPSRPLPPDPVPKRLQAGLADRPNPPTRPLPADPVVRHLKSQGPAKPPPPRKPLPSNPQGRRPLDNLASPGTGIPPQVIPSRPAPPPPAVASLYL; via the exons ATGCGGCTGGCGCTGCTCTGGGCACTGGGGCTCCTGGGTGCAGGCAGCCCTTTGCCCTCCCGGCCGCTCCCAAATACAG GTGGCACCATGAAGCAGGAGAGGCCAGAGAGAGTCCTGAGTGGGCCCTTGGAGCCCCAGATCCTTCAGGACTACCTCATGCTCAGCCTAGCAGAGGTGGTTCAG ACCAGTCTGCCTGAGGCCCTGCAGATCAAATTGGAGCTGGATGGTGACAGTCATATTCTGGAGCTGCTACAGAATAG GGAGCTGGTCCCAGGCCACCCAACCCTGGTGTGGTACCAGCCTGATGGCACCAGAGTGGTCAGTGAGGGACATACCCTG GAAAACTGCTGCTACCAGGGAAGTGTGCAAGGCCATGCAGACTCCTGGGTCTCCATCTGCACCTGCTCAGGGCTCAG GGGCTTGGTGGTCCTGTCCCCAGAGAGAAGCTACAccctggagctgaggcctggGGACCTTCAGGGTCCTCCCATTATCTCCCGGATCCAAGACCTCATCCTGCCAGGCCATACCTGTGCCCTGAGCTGGGGTGCATCTGTGCCCACTCGAGCTCCACCAGAGCACGCCTTGAGACAGCACCACATTCGCCGG CGGAGGCGGGATGTGGTGACAGAGAccaaaactgttgaattggtgattGTAGCTGACCATTCAGAG GTCCAGAGGTACCCAGACTTCCAGCACCTGCTGAACCGCACACTGGAAGTAGCCTTCCTCCTGGACTCA TTCTTCCGGCCCCTGAATGTACGGGTGGCACTAGTGGGCCTGGAGGCCTGGACCCAGGTGGACCTGGTGGAGATAAGCTCGGACCCAAGCGTCACGCTAGACAACTTCCTCCGCTGGCGCCGGACAGAGCTGCTGCCCCGATTACCCCATGACAGTGCCCAGCTGGTGAC GGCTACTTCATTCTCTGGGCCCATGGTGGGCATGGCCATTCAGAACTCCATCTGCTCTCCTGACTTCTCAGGAGGTGTGAACATG GACCACTCCATAAGCACTATGGGAGTCGCCTCCTCAATAGCCCACGAGTTGGGCCACAGTCTGGGCCTGGACCACGACCTGCCTGGAAGCAGCTGCCCCTGTCCAGGTCCAGCCCCAGCCAAGAAATGCATCATGGAGGCCTCCACTGA CTTCCTGCCAGGCTTGAACTTCAGCAACTGCAGCCGACAGGCCCTGGAGAAAGCGCTTCTGGATGGCCTGGGGAGTTGCCTCTTTGAGCGGCCGTCCAGTCTGTCCTCAACAGCCCCTTTCTGTGGAAATATGTTTGTGGAGCCGGGCGAGCAGTGTGACTGTGGCTTCCCAGAT GACTGCACTGATCCCTGCTGCGATTACTTCACCTGCCAGCTGAGGCCAGGGGCACAGTGTGCATCCGACGGGCCCTGTTGTCAAAACTGCCAG TTGCGCCCGGCTGGCTGGCAGTGCCGTCCTTCCAGAGGGGACTGTGACTTGCCCGAGTTCTGCCCAGGAGACAACTCCCAGTGCCCGCCTGACATCAGCCTGGGGGATGGCGAGCCCTGCGCTGGCGGGCAGGCTGTGTGCATGCAAGGGCGTTGTGCCTCCTATGCCCAGCAGTGCCAGGCACTCTGGGGACCCGGGGCCCAGCCTGCAGCACCCCTTTGCCTCCGTACTGCTAATACTCGGGGGGACGCCTTTGGGAACTGCGGGCGTAACCCCAATGGCTATGTGTCCTGTGCCCCTCA AGACGCCATCTGTGGGCAGCTCCAGTGCCAAGGGGGTAGGGCCCAGCCTCTGCTGGGCTCAGCCCGGGACCTAATCTGGGAGATGCTGGAAGCCAATGGAACTCAAATGAATTGCAGTTGGGTGCACCTGGACCTGGGCAATGATGTGATCCAGCCCCTTTTGACTCTGCCTGGCACAGCCTGTGGCCCGGGCCTG GTGTGCATTGACCATCGGTGCCAGCCTGTGGATCTCCTGGGGGCACAGGAGTGTCGAAGCAAATGCCATGGGCATGGG GTCTGCGACAGCAATAAGCACTGTCACTGCGAGGAGGGATGGGCACCCCCTGACTGCATCACCTGGATCAGAG AAACCAGCTCCCTGACCACAGGGCTGCTCCTCAGCCTCCTTTTGTTGCTGGTTCTGGTGCTGCTTGGGGCAAGCTACTGCCACCGTGCCCGCCTGCGCCAGCGACTCTGCCAGCTTAAGGGACCCACCTGCCAATACAG GGCAGCCCAGTCTGGTCCCCCGGCACACCCAGGACCCCCGCAGAGGGCCCTGCTGATGCCAGGCACCAAG ACTAGTGCGCTCGGCTTCCCGGCTCCCCCTTCCAGGCCGCTGCCACCTGACCCTGTGCCCAAGAGACTGCAG GCCGGGCTGGCTGACCGACCCAACCCCCCCACGCGCCCTCTGCCCGCTGACCCTGTGGTGAGGCACCTGAAG tctcaggGGCCTGCCAAGCCCCCACCCCCGAGGAAGCCATTGCCTTCCAACCCCCAGGGCCGGCGCCCATTGGATAACCTGGCTAGCCCAGGAACTGGAATTCCCCCCCAGGTGATACCTTCCAG GCCAGCGCCGCCGCCCCCAGCAGTGGCCTCGCTCTACCTCTGA
- the ADAM15 gene encoding disintegrin and metalloproteinase domain-containing protein 15 isoform X4, whose amino-acid sequence MRLALLWALGLLGAGSPLPSRPLPNTGGTMKQERPERVLSGPLEPQILQDYLMLSLAEVVQTSLPEALQIKLELDGDSHILELLQNRELVPGHPTLVWYQPDGTRVVSEGHTLENCCYQGSVQGHADSWVSICTCSGLRGLVVLSPERSYTLELRPGDLQGPPIISRIQDLILPGHTCALSWGASVPTRAPPEHALRQHHIRRRRRDVVTETKTVELVIVADHSEVQRYPDFQHLLNRTLEVAFLLDSFFRPLNVRVALVGLEAWTQVDLVEISSDPSVTLDNFLRWRRTELLPRLPHDSAQLVTATSFSGPMVGMAIQNSICSPDFSGGVNMDHSISTMGVASSIAHELGHSLGLDHDLPGSSCPCPGPAPAKKCIMEASTDFLPGLNFSNCSRQALEKALLDGLGSCLFERPSSLSSTAPFCGNMFVEPGEQCDCGFPDDCTDPCCDYFTCQLRPGAQCASDGPCCQNCQLRPAGWQCRPSRGDCDLPEFCPGDNSQCPPDISLGDGEPCAGGQAVCMQGRCASYAQQCQALWGPGAQPAAPLCLRTANTRGDAFGNCGRNPNGYVSCAPQDAICGQLQCQGGRAQPLLGSARDLIWEMLEANGTQMNCSWVHLDLGNDVIQPLLTLPGTACGPGLVCIDHRCQPVDLLGAQECRSKCHGHGVCDSNKHCHCEEGWAPPDCITWIRETSSLTTGLLLSLLLLLVLVLLGASYCHRARLRQRLCQLKGPTCQYRAAQSGPPAHPGPPQRALLMPGTKTSALGFPAPPSRPLPPDPVPKRLQSQGPAKPPPPRKPLPSNPQGRRPLDNLASPGTGIPPQVIPSRPAPPPPAVASLYL is encoded by the exons ATGCGGCTGGCGCTGCTCTGGGCACTGGGGCTCCTGGGTGCAGGCAGCCCTTTGCCCTCCCGGCCGCTCCCAAATACAG GTGGCACCATGAAGCAGGAGAGGCCAGAGAGAGTCCTGAGTGGGCCCTTGGAGCCCCAGATCCTTCAGGACTACCTCATGCTCAGCCTAGCAGAGGTGGTTCAG ACCAGTCTGCCTGAGGCCCTGCAGATCAAATTGGAGCTGGATGGTGACAGTCATATTCTGGAGCTGCTACAGAATAG GGAGCTGGTCCCAGGCCACCCAACCCTGGTGTGGTACCAGCCTGATGGCACCAGAGTGGTCAGTGAGGGACATACCCTG GAAAACTGCTGCTACCAGGGAAGTGTGCAAGGCCATGCAGACTCCTGGGTCTCCATCTGCACCTGCTCAGGGCTCAG GGGCTTGGTGGTCCTGTCCCCAGAGAGAAGCTACAccctggagctgaggcctggGGACCTTCAGGGTCCTCCCATTATCTCCCGGATCCAAGACCTCATCCTGCCAGGCCATACCTGTGCCCTGAGCTGGGGTGCATCTGTGCCCACTCGAGCTCCACCAGAGCACGCCTTGAGACAGCACCACATTCGCCGG CGGAGGCGGGATGTGGTGACAGAGAccaaaactgttgaattggtgattGTAGCTGACCATTCAGAG GTCCAGAGGTACCCAGACTTCCAGCACCTGCTGAACCGCACACTGGAAGTAGCCTTCCTCCTGGACTCA TTCTTCCGGCCCCTGAATGTACGGGTGGCACTAGTGGGCCTGGAGGCCTGGACCCAGGTGGACCTGGTGGAGATAAGCTCGGACCCAAGCGTCACGCTAGACAACTTCCTCCGCTGGCGCCGGACAGAGCTGCTGCCCCGATTACCCCATGACAGTGCCCAGCTGGTGAC GGCTACTTCATTCTCTGGGCCCATGGTGGGCATGGCCATTCAGAACTCCATCTGCTCTCCTGACTTCTCAGGAGGTGTGAACATG GACCACTCCATAAGCACTATGGGAGTCGCCTCCTCAATAGCCCACGAGTTGGGCCACAGTCTGGGCCTGGACCACGACCTGCCTGGAAGCAGCTGCCCCTGTCCAGGTCCAGCCCCAGCCAAGAAATGCATCATGGAGGCCTCCACTGA CTTCCTGCCAGGCTTGAACTTCAGCAACTGCAGCCGACAGGCCCTGGAGAAAGCGCTTCTGGATGGCCTGGGGAGTTGCCTCTTTGAGCGGCCGTCCAGTCTGTCCTCAACAGCCCCTTTCTGTGGAAATATGTTTGTGGAGCCGGGCGAGCAGTGTGACTGTGGCTTCCCAGAT GACTGCACTGATCCCTGCTGCGATTACTTCACCTGCCAGCTGAGGCCAGGGGCACAGTGTGCATCCGACGGGCCCTGTTGTCAAAACTGCCAG TTGCGCCCGGCTGGCTGGCAGTGCCGTCCTTCCAGAGGGGACTGTGACTTGCCCGAGTTCTGCCCAGGAGACAACTCCCAGTGCCCGCCTGACATCAGCCTGGGGGATGGCGAGCCCTGCGCTGGCGGGCAGGCTGTGTGCATGCAAGGGCGTTGTGCCTCCTATGCCCAGCAGTGCCAGGCACTCTGGGGACCCGGGGCCCAGCCTGCAGCACCCCTTTGCCTCCGTACTGCTAATACTCGGGGGGACGCCTTTGGGAACTGCGGGCGTAACCCCAATGGCTATGTGTCCTGTGCCCCTCA AGACGCCATCTGTGGGCAGCTCCAGTGCCAAGGGGGTAGGGCCCAGCCTCTGCTGGGCTCAGCCCGGGACCTAATCTGGGAGATGCTGGAAGCCAATGGAACTCAAATGAATTGCAGTTGGGTGCACCTGGACCTGGGCAATGATGTGATCCAGCCCCTTTTGACTCTGCCTGGCACAGCCTGTGGCCCGGGCCTG GTGTGCATTGACCATCGGTGCCAGCCTGTGGATCTCCTGGGGGCACAGGAGTGTCGAAGCAAATGCCATGGGCATGGG GTCTGCGACAGCAATAAGCACTGTCACTGCGAGGAGGGATGGGCACCCCCTGACTGCATCACCTGGATCAGAG AAACCAGCTCCCTGACCACAGGGCTGCTCCTCAGCCTCCTTTTGTTGCTGGTTCTGGTGCTGCTTGGGGCAAGCTACTGCCACCGTGCCCGCCTGCGCCAGCGACTCTGCCAGCTTAAGGGACCCACCTGCCAATACAG GGCAGCCCAGTCTGGTCCCCCGGCACACCCAGGACCCCCGCAGAGGGCCCTGCTGATGCCAGGCACCAAG ACTAGTGCGCTCGGCTTCCCGGCTCCCCCTTCCAGGCCGCTGCCACCTGACCCTGTGCCCAAGAGACTGCAG tctcaggGGCCTGCCAAGCCCCCACCCCCGAGGAAGCCATTGCCTTCCAACCCCCAGGGCCGGCGCCCATTGGATAACCTGGCTAGCCCAGGAACTGGAATTCCCCCCCAGGTGATACCTTCCAG GCCAGCGCCGCCGCCCCCAGCAGTGGCCTCGCTCTACCTCTGA